Proteins from a genomic interval of Lycium ferocissimum isolate CSIRO_LF1 chromosome 2, AGI_CSIRO_Lferr_CH_V1, whole genome shotgun sequence:
- the LOC132046991 gene encoding vegetative cell wall protein gp1, which yields MMNIRISWVWIVVLSLGFTFHNLSTSQARSTSHTHHPTAVVVGTVFCDTCFQQQFSGASHFISGATVAVECADSTTESSFYKEVKTNEHGKFSVDLPISVSKHVKKIKGCSVKLIKSSEPYCAVASTATSSSLHLKSRKQGTHIFSAGFFTFKPLNQPDLCSQKPSIQNSKKKLIDPQKSAISNPNDPTFYPPIQDPPAPGTLLPPLPRLPPLPLLPPLPDLPGLPVSKESSKQYSQSEAAAKPRFFNPIGGLPLPPNPLLPPPSILPPNPLLPPPSIIPPVIPSPPPSIFPPLFPSPPPSIIPPIIPSPPRPPPSLFPPFIPPLIPGITPSPPPPPPSLFPPLPPLIPGVPPAATSSSLQKKNHSP from the exons ATGATGAATATCAGAATATCTTGGGTTTGGATTGTAGTCCTCTCTCTTGGTTTCACATTCCATAACCTTTCGACTTCACAGGCAAGGAGCACTAGCCATACGCATCACCCAACTGCCGTCGTTGTGGGAACTGTTTTCTGTGATACTTGCTTCCAGCAGCAATTCTCAGGGGCTAGTCACTTCATTTCAG GTGCTACTGTTGCTGTAGAATGTGCTGACTCAACCACTGAATCAAGTTTTTACAAGGAGGTGAAAACCAATGAGCATGGAAAATTCAGTGTAGACCTTCCTATCTCTGTAAGCAAACATGTCAAGAAAATCAAGGGATGTTCTGTGAAGCTGATTAAGAGCAGTGAGCCATATTGTGCTGTGGCGTCAACAGCAACTTCATCTTCCCTTCATCTCAAGTCGAGAAAACAAGGGACTCACATATTCTCTGCAGGTTTCTTCACATTCAAACCTCTTAACCAGCCAGATCTATGTAGCCAAAAGCCAAGCatccaaaattcaaaaaagaaattaatagaTCCTCAAAAGTCTGCTATTTCAAATCCTAATGATCCCACATTTTACCCACCAATTCAAGATCCACCAGCACCAGGTACTTTACTTCCACCTCTTCCTAGGCTACCTCCTTTGCCATTGCTTCCTCCTTTGCCAGATCTTCCAGGACTTCCAGTATCTAAAGAATCTAGCAAACAGTACTCACAATCAGAAGCTGCAGCTAAGCCAAGATTTTTCAATCCAATAGGAGGACTTCCCTTGCCTCCAAATCCACTTCTTCCACCACCTTCAATCCTTCCTCCAAACCCATTATTACCTCCACCTTCCATAATTCCTCCAGTCATCCCCTCTCCTCCTCCTTCCATATTTCCTCCCTTATTCCCTTCTCCTCCACCTTCAATAATTCCTCCGATAATCCCTTCACCTCCACGCCCTCCACCTTCATTGTTTCCTCCATTTATCCCACCACTCATACCTGGTATAACTCCAtctcccccacccccacccccttcTCTCTTCCCACCTCTCCCTCCACTCATACCTGGTGTTCCTCCAGCTGCTACTTCTTCATCTCTGCAAAAGAAGAACCATTCTCCTTAG
- the LOC132046992 gene encoding PI-PLC X domain-containing protein At5g67130-like, translating to MGSHQNISPLLLIFSLLFVVATACSNGTCKLDDKCSADADCEPGLYCLACNLSFQGHRCVRSTGTDPFKLVNNTLPFNKYSFLTTHNAFAIEGEPSHTGIPRVTPTNQEDTVTQQLNNGVRGLMLDTYDFDGDIWLCHSFGGNCHDYTAFEPAIDTMKEIEAFLSANPSEIVTLILEDYVETPNGLTKVFTDAGLKKYWFPVSKMPKGGQDWPLVSDMVANNQRLIVFTSIKSKEQSEEIAYQWNYMVENQYGDGGMKKGSCPNRAESSPMDDKSKSLVLVNYFRSLPLKPLACAQNSGDLLDMLKTCHDAAANRWANFIAVDYYKRSDGGGAFLATDTLNGQLLCQCGDIHSCAKGSPPGGCTSRS from the exons ATGGGTTCTCATCAAAACATTTCTCCTTTGTTGCTCATCTTCTCCCTACTTTTCGTTGTTGCCACCGCTTGCTCTAATGGAACATGCAAG CTCGATGACAAATGCTCGGCAGACGCAGATTGTGAACCCGGGCTATACTGTTTGGCTTGTAATCTATCCTTTCAAGGCCACAGATGTGTTAGATCAACTGGCACAGATCCGTTTAAGTTAGTG AATAATACTTTACCATTCAACAAGTACTCATTTCTAACGACCCACAATGCTTTTGCCATTGAGGGAGAGCCGTCACATACTGGGATACCCAGAGTAACCCCCACCAATCAAGAAGACACTGTTACGCAACAGCTCAAT AATGGTGTTCGGGGTCTAATGCTTGATACCTATGATTTTGACGGAGATATATGGTTGTGCCACTCATTCGGAGGCAATTGCCACGACTATACTGCATTT GAACCAGCAATAGACACAATGAAGGAAATTGAAGCCTTCTTATCAGCAAATCCCTCAGAAATTGTGACGTTGATCTTGGAAGATTATGTAGAGACCCCAAATGGTTTGACCAAAGTATTCACAGATgcaggactaaagaaatattggTTTCCTGTGTCAAAAATGCCCAAAGGTGGTCAAGATTGGCCCCTTGTGAGTGACATGGTGGCTAATAACCAAAGACTAATTGTTTTTACTTCCATCAAATCCAAAGAACAGAGTGAAGAGATTGCTTACCAATGGAATTACATGGTCGAAAATCAAT ATGGGGATGGAGGAATGAAAAAAGGAAGTTGCCCCAATCGAGCAGAGTCATCGCCAATGGATGATAAAAGTAAATCATTGGTGTTGGTAAATTACTTTAGGTCATTGCCATTGAAGCCATTGGCTTGTGCTCAGAACTCAGGGGACCTCCTTGACATGCTTAAGACATGTCATGATGCTGCTGCTAATCGTTGGGCTAATTTCATTGCCGTTGATTATTACAAG AGAAGTGATGGAGGAGGTGCATTTTTAGCTACAGATACCCTCAATGGGCAGCTATTGTGCCAGTGTGGTGATATACATTCTTGTGCG AAGGGATCTCCCCCAGGAGGCTGCACATCTCGATCATGA
- the LOC132046993 gene encoding PI-PLC X domain-containing protein At5g67130-like — translation MLDMYDFDGDVWLCHSFGGQCIDYTAFEPAIDTLKEIEAFLSANPSEIVTLILEDYVETPHGLTKVFTNAGLMKYWFPVSKMPKGGQDWPLVSNMVANDQRLVVFTSIKSKEQSEGIAYQWNYMIENQYGDGGMEKGSCYNRVESSPMDDTSKSLILVNYFRSVPLKPLACVQNSGDLLDKLMTCHDAAANRWANFIAVDYYKRSEGGGAFLATDTLNGQLLCQCGDVHSCAVSNTRDLPQVPSLDHDQKQMIIFKQ, via the exons ATGCTTGATATGTATGATTTCGACGGAGATGTGTGGTTGTGCCACTCTTTCGGAGGCCAATGCATTGATTATACAGCGTTT GAACCAGCAATAGACACATTGAAGGAAATTGAAGCCTTTTTATCAGCAAATCCATCAGAAATAGTGACTTTGATTTTGGAAGATTACGTGGAGACCCCACATGGTTTGACTAAAGTGTTCACAAATGCAGGACTAATGAAATATTGGTTTCCTGTGTCAAAAATGCCCAAAGGTGGTCAAGATTGGCCCCTTGTGAGTAACATGGTTGCTAATGACCAAAGACTAGTTGTTTTTACTTCCATCAAATCCAAAGAACAGAGCGAAGGGATTGCTTACCAATGGAATTACATGATCGAAAATCAAT ATGGGGATGGAGGAATGGAAAAGGGAAGTTGTTACAATAGAGTCGAGTCATCACCAATGGATGACACAAGTAAATCTTTGATATTGGTAAATTACTTTAGGTCAGTGCCATTGAAGCCATTGGCTTGTGTTCAAAACTCAGGGGACCTTCTTGACAAGCTTATGACTTGTCATGATGCTGCTGCTAATCGCTGGGCTAATTTCATCGCAGTTGATTATTACAAG AGAAGTGAAGGAGGAGGTGCATTTTTAGCTACAGATACCCTCAATGGGCAGCTATTATGCCAGTGTGGTGATGTACATTCTTGTGCGGTGAGTAACAC GCGGGATCTACCCCAGGTACCTTCACTGGATCATGACCAGAAACAAATGATAATCTTTAAACAATAG